In Oleiharenicola lentus, the following are encoded in one genomic region:
- a CDS encoding 3-deoxy-7-phosphoheptulonate synthase: protein MRQPTSDLRIRTTRPLLSPAILEEDLPLGEAGAALVQTGRRAVVEILHGRDDRLVAVVGPCSVHDPKAALEYAHKLKPVADRLAADLLVVMRVYFEKPRTTVGWKGLINDPRLDGSFQVNTGLRLARQLMLDVNAAGLPIGTEFLDTTLGQYYADLVSWGAIGARTTESQIHRELASGLSMPVGFKNRTDGDLQVAVDAIVSARHPHCFPSLTREGAPAILATSGNPDCHLVLRGGAAGPNHDALHVTRSVALLTKAGAVPSVLVDCSHGNSGKRHDQQPAVAADVAAQVAGGSRAIFGVMLESNLIGGAQKHEPGRPLTYGQSITDACLGFGETIPVLESLAAAVVARRKHR from the coding sequence ATGCGCCAGCCGACCTCCGATCTTCGCATCCGCACCACGCGTCCCCTGCTCTCGCCCGCCATCCTCGAGGAGGACCTGCCGCTGGGGGAGGCCGGCGCCGCGCTCGTGCAAACAGGCCGGCGCGCCGTGGTCGAGATCCTGCATGGTCGCGACGACCGGCTCGTGGCCGTCGTCGGTCCCTGTTCGGTTCACGACCCCAAGGCGGCGTTGGAATACGCCCACAAGCTCAAGCCCGTGGCCGACCGCCTGGCCGCCGACCTGCTGGTGGTGATGCGCGTGTATTTCGAGAAACCCCGCACGACGGTCGGCTGGAAGGGCCTGATCAACGATCCGCGCCTCGACGGCAGCTTTCAGGTCAACACTGGCCTGCGCCTCGCCCGCCAGCTCATGCTCGACGTGAACGCCGCCGGCCTGCCCATCGGCACCGAGTTCCTCGACACCACCCTCGGCCAATACTACGCCGACCTCGTATCCTGGGGCGCCATCGGCGCGCGCACGACCGAGAGCCAGATCCACCGCGAGCTCGCCTCCGGTCTCTCGATGCCGGTCGGTTTCAAGAACCGCACCGACGGCGACCTGCAGGTGGCGGTGGACGCCATTGTTTCCGCGCGGCACCCGCACTGCTTCCCGTCGCTCACGCGCGAGGGTGCCCCCGCGATTCTCGCGACCTCCGGGAACCCCGACTGCCACCTCGTGCTCCGCGGTGGCGCAGCCGGGCCCAACCACGATGCCCTGCACGTCACGCGCTCCGTCGCCCTGCTGACCAAGGCCGGCGCGGTTCCGTCCGTGCTCGTGGACTGCAGCCACGGCAACAGCGGCAAGCGCCACGACCAGCAGCCGGCGGTCGCGGCCGACGTCGCCGCGCAGGTGGCCGGTGGCTCGCGCGCAATCTTCGGGGTGATGCTCGAGAGCAACCTGATCGGCGGCGCCCAGAAACACGAGCCGGGCCGCCCGCTGACTTACGGCCAGAGCATCACCGACGCCTGCCTCGGTTTCGGCGAAACCATTCCCGTGCTGGAAAGCCTCGCCGCCGCCGTCGTGGCGCGGCGCAAGCACCGCTGA
- a CDS encoding DUF1343 domain-containing protein produces the protein MLRRSPASTFPRLLLLAFLALLAGCATDTKKSDQKPAPKPPVAQPEPKPEPPPEKLPRVMLGIDVLEAEGFKAIAGKRLGLLTHRAGVNRRGETTIDVLRRAPQSKLVCLFAPEHGLEGQVKAAESFGDSVHPPTGLPIYSLYGKNKRPTKEQLKGLHAVVVDLQDIGVRSYTFISWMRYTMEACFEAGVEVIILDRPNPLGGLKVDGPPLDPEWMSDVGAFRVPYVHGLTMGELATMAKNAPRVLPTIKDSVRAKGKLTVIPMRGWTRSMRWPETELTWVPTSPMITTYDAIIGYAMIGLGCEQTPWAQLALPAGQSSPYPTRGISYPKKTPEEIIAALEPFKIPGIRFVKRETRGGNGKPNAGVFVEVVDWDAWRPTELSFYMHKLAEKWSPMKLFGTLTSGQQRTFQIHVGSTAWYDALSKEGMRVDPALFVKNWSERAKISQTASKKYWLYP, from the coding sequence GTGCTCCGCCGGTCACCCGCGTCCACCTTCCCCCGCCTGCTCCTGCTCGCCTTCCTCGCGTTGCTGGCGGGTTGCGCGACCGACACCAAGAAGTCCGACCAAAAGCCCGCGCCCAAACCGCCGGTCGCCCAGCCGGAGCCCAAGCCCGAGCCGCCGCCCGAAAAGCTCCCGCGCGTGATGCTCGGCATCGACGTGCTCGAGGCCGAGGGCTTCAAGGCCATCGCCGGCAAGCGGCTCGGCCTGCTCACCCACCGTGCCGGCGTGAACCGCCGCGGCGAGACCACGATCGACGTGCTCCGCCGCGCGCCGCAGTCGAAGCTGGTCTGCCTGTTCGCCCCCGAGCACGGCCTCGAGGGCCAGGTAAAGGCCGCCGAGAGCTTCGGCGACTCCGTGCACCCGCCCACGGGCCTGCCCATCTACTCACTCTACGGAAAGAACAAGCGCCCGACCAAGGAGCAGCTCAAGGGCCTGCACGCCGTTGTCGTGGATCTGCAGGACATCGGCGTCCGCTCCTACACCTTCATCAGCTGGATGCGCTACACGATGGAGGCCTGTTTCGAGGCCGGCGTGGAGGTGATCATTCTCGACCGTCCCAATCCGCTCGGCGGCCTCAAGGTGGACGGTCCGCCGCTCGATCCCGAATGGATGAGCGATGTCGGGGCGTTCCGGGTGCCTTACGTCCACGGCCTCACGATGGGCGAGCTGGCCACGATGGCCAAAAACGCCCCGCGGGTGCTGCCCACCATCAAGGACAGCGTGCGCGCGAAGGGTAAGCTCACCGTCATCCCCATGCGCGGCTGGACGCGCAGCATGCGCTGGCCCGAGACGGAACTCACCTGGGTGCCGACCTCGCCGATGATCACCACCTACGACGCCATCATCGGCTACGCCATGATCGGCCTCGGTTGCGAGCAGACGCCCTGGGCACAGCTGGCCTTGCCGGCCGGACAGAGCTCACCGTATCCGACCCGCGGCATCAGTTATCCCAAGAAAACGCCGGAGGAGATCATCGCCGCGCTGGAACCGTTCAAGATACCCGGCATCCGCTTCGTGAAGCGCGAGACCCGGGGGGGCAACGGCAAGCCCAACGCCGGCGTGTTTGTGGAAGTAGTCGATTGGGACGCCTGGCGTCCCACGGAGCTGTCCTTCTACATGCACAAGCTCGCCGAGAAGTGGTCGCCGATGAAGCTCTTCGGCACGCTCACCAGCGGCCAGCAGCGCACCTTCCAGATCCATGTCGGCTCCACCGCCTGGTATGACGCCCTGAGCAAGGAGGGCATGCGCGTGGACCCGGCGCTCTTCGTGAAGAACTGGAGCGAGCGCGCCAAGATTTCCCAGACGGCCAGCAAGAAATACTGGCTCTATCCCTGA
- a CDS encoding tetratricopeptide repeat protein: MRTSSPEPKAWRCLTGPWPWLLVFAAVAAVYHRVPHHRFVNFDDPMFIFENTRVAGGLTWEGFRWAWTNKDAVLWQPLAWLGHMTVATVGGVAPAPHLVANVALHALNAGLLVVVLRRLTGRAGCSLAAGLLFAVHPVNVEVAAWASQLKTTLSTAFFLTGLLAYSQPAGRWPSLVGCGLSMLAKPMLGTFPGLLMLLDRWPLGRAPAPGAWGRWLRGHLPAVLVAAGLLAFTVLPWVAPAANDVAAMQAPDWRRLASVPVNIVASLGLYVWPVDLAVFYEERLGHSPLQVLAAVALLAGISGLGWRWRHTRPELLLGWGWFLLLILPSSGVLRAGQHAVADRYLYVPGIGLLLMGVWTVARTGLMSRVAWLPATATILTAGLLGWQAHRQADYWADSVALWQRVADVASASATTHQNLGNALLTAGRWQEAETELQAAARLEPDNPRAHLNLAIIAHQTGRIAEAVTLAERARVCAPRDARVLSTLGSLLDEVGRTGEGLRLLEEAVRLDPRLPEAQLNLGVLLAKSGQLARAEVCFEQALRLRPGDPSAVANLNLVRRQRQAERTKTD; the protein is encoded by the coding sequence GTGCGAACCTCGTCTCCTGAACCCAAGGCTTGGCGGTGCCTCACGGGCCCGTGGCCGTGGCTGCTCGTGTTCGCGGCGGTGGCGGCGGTCTATCACCGGGTGCCGCACCACCGGTTCGTGAACTTCGACGACCCGATGTTCATCTTCGAGAACACCCGCGTGGCCGGCGGGCTGACATGGGAGGGTTTTCGCTGGGCCTGGACCAACAAGGACGCGGTGCTCTGGCAACCGCTGGCCTGGCTGGGGCACATGACCGTCGCCACCGTGGGCGGGGTCGCTCCCGCACCGCACCTCGTGGCCAACGTCGCCCTGCATGCCTTGAACGCCGGACTCCTTGTCGTGGTGTTGCGCCGGCTCACGGGCCGGGCGGGGTGCAGCCTCGCGGCGGGCCTGCTTTTCGCCGTGCATCCCGTGAACGTCGAGGTCGCCGCCTGGGCCTCCCAGCTGAAGACCACGCTCAGCACGGCTTTTTTCCTGACCGGGTTGCTCGCCTACTCGCAGCCCGCCGGACGCTGGCCATCTCTGGTGGGCTGCGGTCTGAGCATGCTGGCCAAGCCGATGCTCGGAACTTTCCCCGGGTTGCTCATGCTGCTCGATCGCTGGCCGCTGGGCCGTGCACCCGCACCGGGCGCCTGGGGGCGCTGGCTGCGTGGCCACCTGCCGGCGGTGTTGGTGGCGGCCGGGCTGCTCGCCTTCACGGTGTTGCCGTGGGTCGCTCCGGCGGCGAACGACGTGGCGGCCATGCAGGCGCCCGACTGGCGGCGGCTGGCCTCGGTGCCGGTGAACATCGTGGCCTCGCTCGGACTCTACGTCTGGCCCGTGGATCTGGCGGTTTTCTACGAGGAACGACTCGGACACTCGCCGTTGCAGGTGCTGGCGGCCGTGGCGCTGCTCGCCGGGATTTCCGGGCTGGGGTGGCGGTGGCGGCACACGCGCCCGGAACTGCTGCTTGGCTGGGGCTGGTTCCTGCTGCTCATCCTGCCTTCCTCGGGAGTGCTGCGCGCCGGACAGCACGCGGTGGCGGACCGCTACCTTTATGTGCCGGGCATCGGGCTGCTCCTGATGGGGGTGTGGACGGTGGCGCGCACGGGGCTGATGTCCCGGGTTGCGTGGCTGCCGGCGACGGCGACGATTCTGACCGCGGGTCTGCTGGGCTGGCAGGCGCACCGCCAGGCGGATTATTGGGCGGATTCCGTGGCGCTCTGGCAACGCGTGGCCGACGTCGCGTCAGCTTCCGCAACGACGCACCAGAATCTTGGCAACGCCCTCCTGACGGCCGGTCGCTGGCAGGAGGCGGAAACCGAACTCCAGGCGGCCGCCCGCCTGGAGCCGGACAATCCGCGCGCCCATCTCAATCTCGCGATCATCGCCCACCAGACCGGCCGGATCGCCGAAGCGGTGACGCTCGCGGAGCGGGCCCGGGTTTGCGCCCCGCGGGATGCCCGCGTGCTTTCCACCTTGGGTTCACTCCTCGACGAAGTGGGCCGGACCGGGGAGGGTTTGCGCCTGTTGGAAGAGGCGGTGCGCCTCGATCCGCGCCTGCCCGAGGCGCAGCTCAATCTCGGGGTGCTGCTGGCCAAGTCCGGGCAACTGGCCCGCGCGGAGGTCTGTTTCGAGCAGGCCTTGCGCTTGCGTCCGGGAGATCCGTCGGCCGTGGCCAATCTGAACCTGGTGCGCCGTCAGCGTCAGGCGGAGCGCACCAAGACCGACTGA
- a CDS encoding SAM-dependent methyltransferase, whose amino-acid sequence MLSLCQHGYEAFLERELAGAGLAVSEKGPGWALAAEGEIANLAFPQVTLLAPREFRGESVNEVARQLADFFLESLRGERIDSAWSCFFATVPEVVGLGRRASGVEKAFEELLRKKLNRVAKLATPDLPRGPGRARGLFVFFADFGRVFAAREAVLGGQRRMADDDAAPSRSYLKVEEAYLVLGREPQPGETVVDLGAAPGGWSYSAAKRGAKVIAVDNGPLKGGALGHPLIAHRMEDAFKFRPAEGEVFDWLFCDLVEEPHHVVQNIVAPWLAGGWCRRFVINLKFGHVDPLALLREVGAAGSPFARHATNLRIRHLYHDREEFTLVGERA is encoded by the coding sequence ATGCTCTCTCTCTGCCAGCACGGTTACGAAGCCTTTCTCGAGCGCGAACTCGCGGGCGCCGGGCTGGCGGTTTCGGAAAAGGGACCGGGCTGGGCTTTGGCGGCCGAGGGCGAGATCGCGAACCTGGCCTTTCCGCAGGTCACCCTGCTCGCGCCGCGGGAGTTCCGGGGTGAGTCGGTCAACGAGGTGGCGCGGCAGCTGGCGGACTTTTTCCTGGAGAGCCTGCGCGGTGAGCGCATCGATTCGGCGTGGTCCTGCTTTTTCGCGACTGTGCCCGAGGTGGTCGGCCTTGGCCGCCGGGCCAGCGGGGTGGAGAAGGCGTTCGAGGAACTTTTGCGCAAGAAGCTCAACCGCGTCGCCAAGCTCGCCACACCGGATCTGCCGCGCGGGCCGGGGCGGGCGCGGGGTCTTTTCGTGTTTTTCGCGGACTTCGGGCGGGTGTTTGCTGCGCGGGAGGCCGTGCTGGGGGGGCAGCGCCGCATGGCCGATGACGACGCGGCGCCGTCGCGCTCCTACCTCAAGGTCGAGGAAGCCTACCTCGTGCTCGGCCGCGAGCCGCAGCCGGGTGAAACGGTGGTCGATCTCGGCGCCGCGCCCGGCGGCTGGAGCTACAGCGCGGCCAAGCGCGGCGCGAAGGTCATCGCGGTGGACAACGGCCCGCTCAAAGGTGGCGCGCTCGGGCATCCGCTGATCGCACACCGCATGGAGGACGCGTTCAAATTCCGCCCGGCGGAAGGCGAGGTTTTTGACTGGCTGTTCTGCGACCTCGTCGAGGAACCGCACCACGTCGTGCAGAACATCGTCGCGCCGTGGCTCGCGGGCGGCTGGTGCCGGCGCTTTGTGATCAACCTGAAGTTCGGCCACGTGGACCCGCTGGCGCTGCTGCGCGAGGTCGGCGCCGCGGGCTCGCCGTTCGCGCGGCACGCGACGAATCTGCGCATTCGCCATCTTTATCACGACCGCGAGGAGTTTACTCTCGTGGGCGAGCGCGCCTGA